One genomic segment of Salinigranum rubrum includes these proteins:
- a CDS encoding VOC family protein: MAPFIHLCLNVADADESQAFYEQFGFEYTRSFELGGAENRYVADENGIELQLKDDPAVDEVEVGDAWDHLALGVDSVDDELERIEHHGIVNGPMDVEQAGARVVFFEDPDGHVVELVESLD, from the coding sequence ATGGCACCGTTCATCCACCTGTGTCTGAACGTGGCGGACGCCGACGAGAGCCAGGCCTTCTACGAACAGTTCGGCTTCGAGTACACGCGCTCGTTCGAACTCGGCGGGGCGGAGAACCGTTACGTCGCCGACGAGAACGGCATCGAACTCCAGCTAAAAGACGACCCCGCGGTCGACGAGGTCGAGGTCGGCGACGCGTGGGACCACCTCGCGCTCGGCGTCGACTCCGTGGACGACGAACTCGAACGGATCGAACACCACGGCATCGTGAACGGACCGATGGACGTCGAGCAGGCCGGCGCGCGCGTCGTCTTCTTCGAAGACCCCGACGGCCACGTCGTCGAACTCGTCGAGTCGCTCGACTGA
- a CDS encoding NAD(P)/FAD-dependent oxidoreductase gives MERVDVAIVGGGPAGSAAAHAAAEVGASALVLEKGVPRADRPERLGPDSTDAAGILDYWVDIMGIHPDEFPEGVLLHHLDRAEFIGPNESVTMRSTGIESSYDHFGYCFNRARFDDFLRDRAEAEGAEYRVGVSVRNVETDGDANGGETDPRHVVTTADGATVGADFLVLADGPQRTVTNRVLDRLVDFDITDRLASTRANHIAYQEHRRFPEEVYEEVSGAIKFWWGYMPGHTAYPWIFPNDDRVCRVGLTMPIGLDLSEVKARDKYKLLEPDDERIPQGKVYIRRLLEREYGDEYDVESDFPLVEERGKTKGTETYPISSTRPIDSPVSSGIAVAGGAMGATSAFHEGGDHVAVRTGAIAGRLAGEGDLSTYNRAWKGAINDEILRNVAMADIVHDYGPDDWDRAFKTARKLQTEEGGYRSLSVSKMSAGVSAARLVGTYKKRKFKFRNGKYVQIREDEYRSA, from the coding sequence ATGGAACGCGTGGACGTGGCTATCGTCGGCGGTGGTCCGGCGGGGTCGGCGGCAGCACACGCCGCCGCCGAAGTCGGGGCGTCGGCCCTCGTGCTGGAGAAGGGGGTGCCGCGGGCGGACCGCCCCGAGCGGCTGGGACCGGACTCGACGGACGCCGCGGGCATCCTCGACTACTGGGTCGACATCATGGGCATCCATCCCGACGAGTTCCCCGAGGGGGTGCTCCTGCATCACCTCGACCGCGCGGAGTTCATCGGCCCGAACGAGTCGGTGACGATGCGCTCGACGGGAATCGAGTCGTCGTACGACCACTTCGGCTACTGTTTCAACCGGGCGCGCTTCGACGACTTCCTCCGCGACCGCGCCGAAGCGGAGGGTGCGGAGTACCGCGTCGGCGTCTCCGTCCGTAACGTCGAGACCGATGGTGACGCGAACGGCGGTGAAACCGACCCCCGACACGTCGTCACCACCGCCGACGGTGCGACCGTCGGCGCGGACTTCCTCGTGCTCGCCGACGGCCCACAGCGGACGGTAACCAACAGAGTGCTCGATCGTCTCGTCGACTTCGACATCACCGACCGTCTCGCCTCCACGAGGGCGAACCACATCGCCTACCAGGAACACCGCCGCTTCCCCGAGGAGGTGTACGAGGAGGTCTCCGGCGCCATCAAGTTCTGGTGGGGGTACATGCCGGGCCACACCGCCTACCCGTGGATCTTCCCGAACGACGACCGCGTGTGCCGTGTCGGGCTGACGATGCCCATCGGTCTCGATCTCTCGGAGGTAAAAGCGCGCGACAAGTACAAACTCCTCGAACCGGACGACGAGCGGATTCCCCAGGGGAAGGTGTACATCCGTCGCCTCCTCGAACGCGAGTACGGCGACGAGTACGACGTCGAGTCCGACTTCCCGCTCGTCGAAGAGCGGGGCAAGACGAAGGGGACCGAGACGTACCCCATCTCCTCGACACGCCCCATCGACTCGCCGGTCTCGTCGGGAATCGCCGTCGCCGGCGGCGCGATGGGTGCAACCTCGGCGTTCCACGAGGGCGGCGACCACGTCGCCGTTCGGACGGGCGCCATCGCCGGCCGACTCGCCGGCGAGGGCGACCTCTCGACGTACAACCGCGCGTGGAAGGGGGCGATCAACGACGAGATACTCCGGAACGTGGCGATGGCTGACATCGTCCACGACTACGGCCCCGACGACTGGGACCGGGCGTTCAAGACGGCGCGAAAACTCCAGACCGAGGAGGGAGGGTACCGTTCCCTGAGCGTCTCGAAGATGAGCGCGGGCGTGAGCGCAGCCAGGCTCGTCGGCACGTACAAGAAACGCAAGTTCAAGTTCCGAAACGGCAAGTACGTTCAGATCCGCGAGGACGAGTACCGCTCGGCCTGA
- a CDS encoding fumarylacetoacetate hydrolase family protein has product MRLARARTDDGVVPGEYRDGTLVTGGDEYAVDEHELLPPCEPTALYCVGRNYAATLEQMEYERPEEPDFFIKPPASLLGHEDPVAYPPFTEELTYAGELAAVVDVECRDVAPADVPDVVRGYTVMNDVDALDQQGRTARKAFRGSGPLGPWVETDVDPTAIDMHTDVSGERRQDANTELMLFGPHEVVSFLSRRFTLQPGDVVAFGSPANPGLIEPGDSVEITYEGVGTLRNEVVDASEW; this is encoded by the coding sequence ATGCGACTGGCGAGGGCACGGACGGACGACGGTGTCGTCCCGGGCGAGTATCGGGACGGGACGCTCGTGACCGGCGGCGACGAGTACGCGGTCGACGAGCACGAACTGCTCCCCCCGTGTGAACCGACCGCGCTGTACTGCGTCGGGCGGAACTACGCGGCGACGCTGGAGCAGATGGAATACGAACGGCCCGAGGAGCCGGACTTCTTCATCAAGCCGCCGGCGTCGCTTCTCGGCCACGAGGACCCCGTCGCGTACCCGCCGTTCACGGAGGAACTGACCTACGCTGGCGAACTCGCGGCTGTCGTCGACGTCGAGTGTCGCGACGTCGCGCCCGCGGACGTTCCCGACGTCGTGCGCGGCTACACCGTGATGAACGACGTCGACGCGCTCGACCAGCAGGGACGGACGGCTCGGAAGGCGTTTCGCGGGTCGGGACCGCTCGGGCCGTGGGTCGAGACGGACGTCGACCCGACGGCCATCGACATGCACACCGACGTCTCGGGCGAGCGCCGGCAGGACGCGAACACCGAACTGATGCTGTTCGGTCCGCACGAAGTCGTCTCGTTCCTCTCCCGGCGGTTCACCCTCCAGCCGGGTGACGTGGTCGCGTTCGGCAGCCCCGCGAATCCGGGGCTCATCGAACCCGGTGATTCCGTCGAAATTACCTACGAGGGCGTCGGGACGCTCCGCAACGAAGTCGTCGACGCGAGCGAGTGGTAG
- a CDS encoding plastocyanin/azurin family copper-binding protein: MNRRQVLRLCGGTLAATVSAGCSATGESGAVKRVSMTEDFEFDPKRFTISAGTTVRWTNDSEVGHTVTAYDDRIPPDATYFASGGFESETAARNGISGGLLDSGDAYEHTFEVPGPYEYVCVPHESSGMTGTIVVE, translated from the coding sequence ATGAACCGACGACAGGTACTCCGACTCTGTGGGGGAACACTCGCAGCGACGGTTTCTGCGGGCTGCTCAGCCACCGGTGAGTCAGGCGCTGTGAAGCGCGTCTCGATGACCGAAGACTTCGAATTCGACCCGAAGCGGTTCACGATCAGCGCTGGCACCACTGTGAGATGGACGAACGACAGTGAAGTCGGACACACAGTGACCGCTTACGACGATCGGATTCCACCCGACGCGACGTACTTCGCCAGTGGTGGTTTCGAGTCGGAGACGGCTGCGCGAAACGGCATCAGTGGTGGACTGCTCGATTCAGGAGACGCGTACGAACACACCTTCGAGGTCCCCGGACCCTACGAGTACGTGTGTGTCCCACACGAGAGTTCAGGGATGACTGGCACGATTGTCGTCGAGTAG
- a CDS encoding D-2-hydroxyacid dehydrogenase, which produces MTDTPPDVAVLRQKVHGMPASEYVAALRERLPDHEVVLARTPAEEQEAFAARVVTGHRVDPARVEDGLEVFACTYAGTDHLPTDELAEAGVAVTNAAGVHGPNVAEHVVGAMLAFTRRFDTAWQRQQAREWRSFQASELQGSTVTVVGLGAIGEAVVDRLEGFGVDTIGVRYTPEKGGPTDEVVGFDAVHDAFSESDYLVLACPLTDTTEGLVDHEALETLPPDAVVVNVARGPVVDTDALVRSLRRNHIRGAALDVTDPEPLPEEHPLWNFGNVLITPHNAGHTPRYYERLADIVAENVRRLDDGDDDLRNRVV; this is translated from the coding sequence ATGACCGACACACCACCCGACGTTGCGGTCCTTCGACAGAAGGTACACGGGATGCCCGCCAGCGAGTACGTCGCGGCGCTCCGCGAACGACTCCCCGACCACGAGGTCGTTCTGGCACGAACGCCCGCGGAAGAACAGGAGGCGTTCGCCGCGCGCGTCGTCACCGGCCACCGCGTCGACCCCGCCCGCGTCGAGGACGGGTTGGAGGTGTTCGCCTGCACCTACGCGGGGACAGACCACCTCCCGACAGACGAACTCGCCGAGGCGGGCGTCGCCGTGACGAACGCGGCCGGCGTCCACGGTCCGAACGTCGCCGAGCACGTGGTCGGCGCGATGCTCGCGTTCACCCGGCGGTTCGACACCGCCTGGCAGCGACAGCAGGCGCGCGAGTGGCGCTCCTTCCAGGCGTCCGAACTCCAGGGCTCGACGGTGACGGTGGTCGGTCTCGGCGCCATCGGCGAGGCCGTCGTCGACCGACTCGAAGGCTTCGGCGTCGACACCATCGGGGTCCGGTACACGCCCGAGAAGGGCGGCCCGACGGACGAAGTAGTCGGCTTCGACGCCGTCCACGACGCGTTCTCGGAGAGCGACTACCTCGTCCTCGCCTGCCCGCTCACCGACACGACCGAGGGACTCGTCGACCACGAGGCGCTCGAAACGCTCCCGCCCGATGCCGTCGTCGTGAACGTCGCGCGCGGTCCCGTCGTCGACACGGACGCGCTCGTCCGGTCGCTCCGGCGCAATCACATCCGGGGTGCGGCCCTCGACGTGACCGATCCCGAACCGCTTCCCGAAGAGCACCCGCTGTGGAACTTCGGGAACGTCCTCATCACCCCGCACAACGCCGGTCACACGCCCCGATACTACGAACGCCTCGCCGACATCGTCGCCGAGAACGTGAGACGGCTCGACGACGGCGACGACGACCTCCGGAATCGCGTGGTCTAA